CTGTTTGGAAACCTTTTATGACTCCTGTTGTCCTCAGGAGGaaggtcaaatttttttttttttttttttgagacagagtctcgccgtgttacccaggctggagtacagtggcacgatttcggctcattgcaacctctgccttctgggttcaagtgattctcctgcctcagcttcctgattagctgggattacaggcgtgtgccactacgcctggctaatttttgtatttttactagagatggggtttcatcatgttggccaggctgctctcgaactcctgaccttgtgatctgcccgcctcggcctcccaaagtgctgggattacaggcatgagccaccgtgctcggcctgaAGGTCAAACTTCTAACTGtggccccctcctcctccctcataTCCAGACTCAAGTTTCTTCCCTTCCTGGTGTGCTGCGCTCTTCAGCTCTCTTGCCCTGCTAAGCCTAGGCtgatccctctgcctggaactccctctccctcctttagCCTGAACTTGTTCAGATCCCAGCTTAGTTTGCACTTTTTTCAGATGGAGGGCCCAGACCTGGGTCAGGCACCTCCCCTGGGCTTCCCCCATCACAGTGCTGCTCACCTGGGTCATCACCGCCCATTCAGAATGGTCTCGCCTTGGGCCCTGAACTGCCAGAAGACAGGGCTATGTCTGGCTCCTCTGGCTTGACTAAATGCCCCCCTTACTTCTCCCACCCGCCTCCCTggaccctctctgtgccttgctGAGCAGATTCTGGTGAAATGGGACAGATGGGAGAGGCGGCGTTTCTCACCGTGGGGCCCCGAGCAGGGGTTAGGACTTTTTGGTTTTTACCAGCCCCTTCTGGACCAGACAGCGGTAGAACTCCTGGATGTACGTGTACACGCACTTCCAGTCAGGCTCTCGAAGCCGCACCATGTCCTCTGTATCCAGGAGCTGCGGGCAGTCCGCATGGGTCCTGGGGAGGGTAGGGGGCCGGGAAGGGGGGGGGGACGGGGGCAGGAGGCCAGGGCCCCAggtggggaagagagggaagaggcagagaagagagaggggaggaaacagagacacacacatacacacacacacagagacatgagTTCAATTACGATTCCAGTGCTGCAGTCTGCCAGCCCCCCGCATGCCACCTCCCCACTGTGGACGTGCCGCTCACTACCCATCACTAATGGTGTGCAATGCAAACAGGGGTGGGGGCCAAACCAGTCACAGGTGCAGAGAACTCTAGGGGCAAGCGGGAACGCGGGGTGGGGTAAACGGCGTTGGCACCAAGGTTGGAGAGGAGGGCTGTGCCCCGGGGAGAGGGGGTGAGGGAGGCGTGAgaggaggtggggggaggaggaggaggagaaggaggaagaggaagaaatttgagagaaaccagaaagaaaaggggagagaagggaagacagATGGAGAAGGGTGCTGAGGGTGAGGTGAGCAGATGGGGCAACGATTCCAAAGTGGAGGGCTTGCTGAGGTCCTATATAAGCCTCTGGCAGCACTATATAGGCTGGGCGGGCACGGTGCCCGGGCCAGGAGCCTCCTTTTGGAATCTCCAGCCGGGATCCCGTGGGAGCAGGAAGCTCTGGTGATAGTGGGAGGAGAGCaggacagagaaagggagagagagggagaagggggcaGAGGGAGGATGGAGGGGATATGGACAGGGCCACCTGGTGGGCCTTGGCCCGGGCTGGTAGGCCGGCCTGTGGCTCCTTCGTTCCGGCGGGCACCTGGCACGCTCAGCAGCGGGTGGGCGGGGATGGAGAAGGACGGGGACTCTCTGGGGAAGGGGGTCTCAGCCGCTGACTGACCAAGTGGCCGGCCCGCTCCAGGGGTTCTCAGGGCAACTGGGCCTGGTCCCGATGTCCAGCCCCAGATGTGCAGCAACATTAGCAGGGCCAGGGCCCACACTTACTCCGCAGATGAGAAGGCCACCTCGAAGTTCTGGCGTCGGTTCTGAGGGCTAAGCTGCCCATAGTCGAAGGCCTCAGGGAAGAAGTTGTGCACCAGGGCACAGAAGGCCATCCCATCACTCCAGCTGGAGGAGAAGTTCTGGATGTCGACATGCTATAAGCCGTAAGAGGACGGGTCAGGACCCTGGGGGCAACTCCCCGCTGCTGTCTACCCCTCAGCATTCTGGTATTCCAGACCTAGGGCACTGGGCACAGAGAGGCCCTGTAGCTTGCACAATGAGTGAATAGTTGGAACACGAGCCTCCTCCAAGTGAGTCTGTCAACTCCCATATTTGCGATTTCAAGGGACAGAGCTACTGAGAGGCCCAGCGCCACGCAGCTAAGGCCATGGTCATGCCTCATCACTCCTTCCCTGGTTTAGAGAAATTGACTCAGGGCTTCCTACAGAGCAACAAGGAGGGGACTCCAAGAGTGGGATCCGGCCTTGAACCCTGCCCACCACCCAAGAGGCCCTGTTACTTCATCACTGATGCTGGAATCTAGGGCTTGTCTTGTgtcctctttgagcctcagtttcctcaccccaAGAGCCTTTCCATGTTCCTTGTGAGGCCACACAGTGGCGGGAAGTGTACTGGGGAATAAAAGGAGCTCTCCTAAGAGGGGGCTGCTGAGCTGGGGTCTGGGGAGGCCTCCAGGCCCCCTGGCCTCCCGGGGCTCACCTCGTAGCCGCGAGTCTTGGCTCGGCACCAGTCCAGCAGCATCTGCTTGATGCTGTTGGCGTTGGGGACCCCGAAGCTGGTGGATCGCTGCACGGCTGCGCGGGGTCCGCCAGGGCTGCTGTAGGGGCGGTGTCAGGACCAGGTCACACGACTATAAGGGGCGTGCCTCAGTGGGCCCACCCAGTGGATCCCAGGCCCCGCCTTCCGTGACCTTCGGGCCTTTGCACCACAGATCTAGCCGCGCGTTCTTCCCGCCTCTGCCGGGCCAACTATGAAGCCCCGCCCCCCACTGCCCAGCCCACTTCTGCAGCTCACCCGGCCGCGCCCTCCTTCTCCAACTTCTCAATCATGGCCTTGCgcgcctgggaggctgaggtcttGGGCAGACTCTGCGCCTTCATCAGCTCTTTCTTCTTCTCGGCCTGGCGTTTCTCGAGCGCCGCCAGGCTGCCGGCCCGTGGGCTAGTCTGGTCCTCGCGGTCGAAGATGCTAGGGGTTGGGGAGACGCATGTTAGGCAGGGAGAGGAGGgctgctccccagcctgggccaccacTCGCGAGGAGGAGGGGGTGTCTTGTGGCACACTAGTATCTCCACTGCCACAAACGCCTGCCAGGGAGGGAGGCGTCCTCATCACACCCATTTTAGAGTTCACTGAGGCTCAAATGACAGCAAGGTTTTCAATGGGTTTccgcctccccctcccccacccatgAGCAGTTCTCTGAGAAGGCTCATTGTACCCTCAAGTTACAGGTGAGTTCAGCTTTTGGGCACTATCCGCTAATAAAAATGACGACTAACATAATAATAATTCATCTCTGTTGATCCTTTCCTGTGTGCCATTTTAAACTTCACAAGAGCAGGGAGGGGCCTTACCAATTCCACtaaaggtgaggaaactgagacccccGGCAGTAACTTGCCTATGGTTTCAGAGGACGTGATGGCCAGAACCAGAACTTGAACAAAGTCTCTCTGACTCAGAGTCCCTGGACCCCTTTGATTCCCATCCTGGATTCTGATCCTGTTCCTGCTTTCTGCCAGCCCCAACAGCCTCTGTTACATGCGGGTGCCCTCCTTCCTCATGGGGCTAAGGTATAAAGGTGCTCTGTGACCTGGGACATGGTTTGCAGATACTGGCAAGTGGCAGTGCCACCAGGCAGCTCAGTGTGGTAGGTAGGCCTCTCTAAGGCTTCAATGCTATTGTGGCCACTCAGAGATGTGAACCCCTAAGCAACTCACTGGCCTCCCTGAACATCCACCTCTCCTGTGGTGTGgttgagaataaaatgagatccCAAAACAAGCAGGATCCTTAACTCTCACTTTGTCCCTCCCTGGCTACAGACCTGTTACCTCCAAGCATCCCAGTCTAcccctctattttatttatttgtttgtttgtctatttatttatttttgagactgagtctcgctctgttgcccagtctggagtgcagtggagtggtctcagctcactgcaacctccgcctcccagattcaagtgattcttgtgcctcagcctccccagtagttgggattacaggtgcctgccaccacgcctggctaatttttgtatttttagtagagatggggtttcaccatgttggccaggctggtctcgaactcctgacctcaagtgatccacctgcctcggcctcccaaagtgctgggattataggcaagagccactgtgcccggctgaccCCTTTGTAAAATGGGTTTGCAGTTAGGTCCCCTGTGGCACTGACTCCTCTATGGTCAGGGATTGGGTGCTGGTGCTCACCTGCCCATCTTCttggatgaggaggaagaggagaaggtcTTGGTTTGCATCATGGTGCTGCCACTGCCATCTGCAGAAAAGGGGAAGGGGCACCGGGTGAGGGCTGGGGCTGGACATCAGGAGATGGGATGAGAGGCTGTATGGAGGGATGGTGATAGCCGcaggcagagaaaagaaagggacgGCACAGTTGAAGACACGGAGAGAGAGCTCAAGGAAGAGCCGGAGGAGGTAGGCggacaggcaggcaggcacaGGGCGACGCCAGGTGGTCTTACTCTCCGAGCGCCTCATGAAACTTGACTCCACTGTGGTGGTGCGGGCCGTCCGTGTGCCATCATCTGCAGGGGCAGGGGATGAGAAGGATGTGAAAGGCATAGGGAGCCGGGGGAGGATGTGTTCCCACCCTGAGCCCTGGGCCCCATTTGGCCCCTTACTGGAGTGGACGAGCCGCTCAGTCTTGGTAACAGTGCTGACAGCAGAGCCATCAGCTGCCCGCTGGCTGTGCCTCGTGGTGGTCTCAGTGGCCGTGTTGCCGCGGCCCTCCCCTGGCCGGCCCCGTGCCTCCTGCAGCCGCCGTTCCCGCTCCTTGTCCCGCTGGTCTGGGCAGGGGATGCCCCGTGCATGCACAAAAGGGCCACCAACGCCCACACAGCACAGATGCACAGGTGCATGGGGCACACAAGTGGGGTGGAGGGTGGCTTGTTAGAAACATGAATGACACAGGTAACAAGGGCCTCTCTAGGAACAGCTGGGGCGAGGGGACAGCCATAACTTGACAGGGAATTGAGTGTGGGAAGGGGCTGATGGACTCAGGCAGAAACTAGAGAATACGGAATAGCTAAACTCAAAGGGGTATGGATCCAAGAAGGGAGTGTCTATAGAAATGCGTAGCTAAGTCAGGAGAGGTATCTAGATCTAGTGAGGGGGTAGCTGAGTCTAAGAAAGGAGAAGCTGAACGAGGAAGTAGCTGAGTGGGCCATCAGTGGGTCTTTGGTTGGAGAAGAGCAGCTGGAGAGGCAGGAATATTTAGATCCAGGAAGGGAGCTATTGATGGGAGCTGAGAAGCAATCTGATCCAGGGGAAGAGTAGTTGGGAGAGAAGCTAGTGAAGGGGGTTAACTGGGCTTAAAACAGAAGTAGGTGGGTAGAGATAGAGACTGGGGTGGCCATCAGTGGGCCCTGGCAGAAGCAGCTAGATTCAGAGAAAGAGTAATTGCGAGTATTTGAGAGGAGAAGCAATTGAACCCAGAATCTAAGGGAATGAACAGATGTGTCCAGGGAAGAACTATCTGGGGGAGGAAGTAGCTGTGTCCAGGAAAAGGGAAGCTGGATGGGGCAGAGGCTAAGATGGCCATCAATGGACTTCAGGGAGAGAGGAGCAGCAGGGAGAAGGAATATCTGGATTCAGGGAAGGAGTCGTTGACAGTACTTTGAGAGGCAACTGGATCCAAGGAGAGAGTAGCTGCGGGAGGGAGTGTCTGGGTctaggaaggagaagagaagctgGTTGGGAAGAATAACTGGGGTCACCAGCAGGAGAGAAGGAGCTAGGGAAGGGAACAGCTGGATCCAGCGGGGAATAGCCAAGGGAACTGCTGGATCTAGAGAAGGAGAAGCTGGGTAGGGCAGTTATTAAGCTGGGGTATCCACAAATGGACCCCAGAGTATGAGGGGAGCAGCTGGGGAATGGGGCAGCTGGATCTAGGGTAGGGCAACTGGCTCTCTACCTCTCTTCCTTTGTCGGAGCTCACGAAGTGCAGCCCGGATGAGCTTCCGCTCTTCAAAGTCCGTGCTCTGATCCAGCTGCATATAGAGCCCGTCATTGGCTACCTGGTGCCTGCTGGCCTCTGCCAACCCCCAGCCCACCAGATCTGGCCATACCATTTTGTCCAAGACTCCTTCGTCCTCAATAGTCATCAGCTCCTCAGCGCTCAGAGGGCTCCGCCCCTCTGGTGCTTTGTTCACTCGGGTCTGCTCGGCCCCATTGGCTGCTTCCACTGCTGCAGAGGGAGGCTCTGCTGGCTCTGGTTCCATCTgcagggtggggagagggcaTGGACTTTAAGCAGGGGCAGGGGCATCCATGCCCCCAATGGATAGGAGAGCAGATCCTAGGGTTGCTGGCATGCCTTGGAAATAACCGCTAGCCTGCCAGCCTGCTTGCCCAAAGATGGCCATGTCAGTGTCAGTCAGGGAAGAGACACTGACAGCCTTGTTGTAGGGCTTCCCATGTACCCAGAATTGTATTAATACAAtggatagtaataataatgatgatttcCAGTCCATAGTAACGTTGTATAAGCACTAGGGATTTTACTGTCCCTATTTAACAGAAgggaaggctgggcgcagtgactcatgcctgtaatctcaacagtttgggaggtcgaggagggagGGACCACTTGTtgccagcagtttgagatcaacctgggtaacatagcgagaccacatctctacaaaaacaaaaataaaaaattagctacgcatggtggtgtgcacctatagtcccagctactcagaaagctgaggtaggaggatcacttgagcccaggagttagaggctgcagagagctatgatcacgtagctgcactccagcctgggcaacagagtaagaccttgtcgcaaacaaaacaagaccagaaaaaacaaaacaaaacacacacacacacacacacacacacacacacacacagaagggaaaactgaggctcagggcaGCTAACTGACTTGCCCACAGTCTCTCTCTAAGTGTGACACAGCCTGGGATCTGAGCTGAAGGTAGCCTAACTCCTGAACCTCAGTTCATTTTGCTGCTTTGTTCCCAGCCCCCTCCCAGGCAGGCTCTGCTCTGTGCTGCCAGTTCCCGAGGCCTGGGTCCTCCTGGGCCAGTGCCCAGGCAGCACATGTTGCCCCCCATCTGCCTGCCACCTTGCCAAGGGGGTTGGCCCGGGGCCCGTAGGCTCCTGACCAGGTGTCTGACTGGGGCTGCCCTGAGCCAAGACCTCCATGAAGCTCTCCTCTGTACCACCTCCCCATGCCTCACCCCTGCTAGAAACCATCCTCTAAGGAGTCTCCAGCCCTGTAGCCCTCCCAGGGCATCTCCCTAGCCCCTTGAAGACAAGGCCCCAGGCCAACTATTATGGCCCTTCCTCTCCTGGCAGGGCCTCTCTGTCTGCTATAAGGGTAAGGAGAGCTGAGGTGGCAGCTGTTTCAGGGAGGCTTGGTCTAGCCAGGGTGCAGGGCGGcagggagctgggggctggggcctgggtcATGCCAGGGGCTGCCAGGGCAGCTGCCATGCGTGCCTCAGGGCTGGAGCCTGGCACCCTCTTGCCCTAGTCTTAGAGCACTAGTGCCCCAGTCCCCTGTCAAGataggtaaactgaggctcagagaaggtggTGACATATCTAAAGTCACAGCGGAGGCAGAGCCTGGCTCAAACCCTCCCCCTCCCACCAACCCAGAGGGACTTACAAGACTAGTGCTGCGGGTGGTGCAGGTGGAGGAGCGGCGGCGGGTGCTGAAGGCAGGTGGGTGGGCCACAGGGGTCCCAGCATCCTCGGCAGCCTGGAAGAGGGCCTCGGGGTCGGCGGCAGCCAGGAGCAGCTCGCTGGGCTCCAGCTCAGGCTCGAGGCCGGACACAAGTGGGACCCCTAGCCGTAGGCTCAGCACCTCCACCTGCCTGCTCAGTGCATCCAGCCGCCGGCTCAGTGCTGCTCTCTCTGCCCGCAGTTCTTCAGCTGCCCGGGCCACCGGCTCCACGGTGGCTACAGCTACCTCGGCTGCCTGGGTCACTGCCGCccggcctgcctcagccaccgcCCGCAGCTCCTCCAGTGCCCGGCCCAACTGCTCCTCAAGGGCTGAGGCCAGTTCAGGCCCAGGCCCTGGTACCCCCGGCATGGTGCTGGTGGGGACGCTATGGGGGGTAATGGTGGGGCAGTGGCAGGGGCTGCTGCTTCTGGCTGACAGTGTCTGAGTCTTTGCAGCTGGTCCGAGGGCAAAGGCAAGGGCAGCGCGGGCCTGCCccgcccctgcctcccagcccgCCACCAGCCAGCTGGAGCTGCAGCCCAAATAGAAACCTATTCTGGGCTCCTCCATGGAAGGGGCAGTGGGGGAGGGGGGCATGCCCAAGCAGGCAGATCGCCAGGCCTGGCTCTAGCCCTGCAGAAATCATAGGCCTGCAGCACAGTAAGACTGCCTGGGTTCTGAAGATCACTGAGATCAGGGCCCCATGCctcacaggtggggaaactgaggcagggaacAGGTAATGGACCTGAGCCACCATGTACATTAGCTGTGAGAATCAGTCTGCTGGACTCCAGAGCCTGCACTCCTTTACCCTTTACCCTAACTCCAGCTGTTTTAGACAGCTGGAACAGATGGGGGAATGGAGGCACAGGGAGGCAGGACTTTGAGTGATCTGCTACAAAAAGTGTCTTGGTCTGACATAAAAGCCCTCTGGCCTGCCTATGGTGCTCACATCCAACCACAGGCTTTGAGCAAGCACGTTATAGCACATCACCTGTCCTCTTTGGTtccagatgagtaaactgaggcaagTTGGTAGTGTCAGACCCAGGTCTCACTGGAGCACCTCCCATCCACCTCAAGGGCCTCAGCTGGTCCCCCCACTCCACCCTACACAATCCCTTGTCAGAAGGCAGCTGGATCCTGCTTTTTTGGAAAGGAAGGGTGCTTTATTTCCCTcactctctccctgtctcccatgAGAAGGCCCAAAGCTGGCCCTAGCCATCTCACCTCAGCCAAAGTCCTGTTCAGTCCCTGGTTCAGCACAGAGGGCATTACCTGGGCAGCCGGGTGGCCCGCTTGGGGATCCCTTCCCCGACTGAGCTCCCAGCTAGTGGATCCTGGGCTTGGGAATTAATAATGGAAGCGTGCTGCGTATTCAGTTCCCAAGGCACCTGCTAGGCTGCTGCCTCACCTGATTGGCGCCCCCCTGCCTGTCTGTCCCAGCTTCTGCCCAACCCCCACAGGGGGGTTGACGCAGATGTTAATCACTAATCTCCAATCTCCTAatgggccaggctgatcttggatGAGCAGATGAGCTGCTCTATACCTCAGGGCTGATGTCCAGTGTGGGTGGGCGCAGGGGCACTGGGGCTGCCACAGGAAGAGGGGAGCAAGCCCTCAccaccctctgagcctcagtttccccatctattcACCAGGAATGAACCAACCAATTTCGGACTAAGGATCAGAGATCAGCATCCAGGAAGTTTAACGCCAGTACAGAGTAAGCTTCCGACACACTTAGGGGCTGATACACTAGGGTCTGGCCTTAGCTCTGCCACCAACTGGCTGTGGTCTGTGAGCAGCCaccttccctctctgggcctcggtttctcTGTGTGTTCAGTAGGGGAGGAGCAGAGGAACCCTACTAACCCCACACCCTGAAGCAGTATATGTGAGGCTGACGGATGGTGAGACTGGTGGGGTGAGGAGGGGCTCACCTTGACGCTGCAGCCTCCTCGGCTACTGGGGGGGGCATGGCTGAAGCTGGTGACATGAGTGACACTGCCCAGCCGAGCCAGGGTCCCAGGGCTGTTGACACGAGTGATGGTGCTCTTGCCCCCACTACTGGTGCTGAGTAGGGTCGGGGGCGCCCGCAGCCCCAGTGTCAGTTCTGAGTGGGGAGAAAGGCAGCTGTCAGGAGGATTAGGTGGAGTGAGGGCAGTGCCAGACAAGGTTGATAGTGCCCTCGCTCCCAGCACACCCTTTGGAGACACCCTGAGCTCTGGCTGCAGCACCTGTCCTGTATGCAGAAGTGCGGTTGCAGGCACTCATCCCCATTGGGGAGGCAGTTGGGGGGCCTACCTGCCCTCTGGTTGCCTGTGGGCAGCAGCACCCGGCCTGTGGAGGCCTGGCCACGGCCGTCCTTGATCTCGATGGTGAATGTAGTCTTCATACTGCCCCCTGGCTCGGCAGTGCTGACGGCCACGGGCAATGGGGCACCAGGCTCCTCTGAACGTGCCACAGGCCCCCCTGCTCCGTTTTCAAGGGGCCTGGGAGCCAAGCCCCGCCCCCTGGGGCCCTCCTCCTGGGAGCAGCTTCGAAGCTGGGCCAGGGGCTGGGCTACTCCTTGTTGCTCCTTGCTGAACCGGGAGGAGGTATCACTGCGGCCCCGAGAGGAGGAGCcgctggaggaggaggcaggggtggTACTGGTGAGGGAGGGGCCCACGAGCCTTGCGGGGGTCAGGGGACTTAGGGCAGCCCGGGGTGTGCCATCCTGGAGCCTAGCAGCCATAGGAGAATCCGATATGAACTTGTGGACACGGTCCCGCACAGAGCCAGCCCGCTGGAACGAGGAAGGTCTGCTGGCAAGGGGGGTGGACTCTAGAAGGAACAGGAGGGCTGTCAGCAACTGGGTGGGACAGGGTCTGCCCAGGTCCTAGGCAGTGTGAGAATAAGTAGTACCTCGGTTCTGGGCTGGCTGGTGGGGGCTGAGCACCGACAGGGAGCGTTGGCAGGGTCGGGGTCCAGCCACGTCTGGCAGGTTGGGGAGGGGGTGATGGCCAtgtggggaaagagaaaagacagggGATAGTGGGGGTCCAACTCTCATAATCCTCTCCTCTACACCTCCCTAGCCTCCCACCTTTCCTATACTCAACCCCCACTCCACCTCTCCATCCCCTCCTGGATCTCCCACACTCCGGCATCCCCACTCGGCGGCGTCTCTCCTACAGGCACCTCTTCCCCTCCCACACTGACCCTAGGATGACTTGGGACACTCCTGGGGGCCGGGCGAGGCTTAGGCTGGAGGAAGGATGCCCAGATCCTTCCTGCAGATGGGGAGGGGGGACAGCCCCCCTGGCCAGTGCTGCCCACAGCTCCAGCTGGGAGATGGGTGGACTCCCTTATTGGGGAGAAGAATGTGCCTGAGGCCTGTTGCCTTTCAAGGCTGCAGGGGAGGCCTCTAACCatgggggtggagggggaggtGGGCCTAGCTGGGGGCGGGGACACTTCAGGGGTGGGGTGCAGTATCAGGGACTGCCTCGACCTGAGGAAGTTGGAGCTGCCTGGCACAAGAGCCCATTCTCTAGGCAGGgaaagggaggctgggggaggagaaggCAGATGCCTGTGACTACCCCTGCTGGGACCCTCACCTGCTCTCTTGGTGTCAGAAGGGCCTCTGGTAGGGCTCTGGGCAGCAGGGGTCTCTTTGGGGCCAGACAGAAGCTGCAAGGGAGAAGAACACAGCATGAGCAAGGCCTGACTCCCAGACCTGCTCACTTGCCTGGCATCCCTGCCCCTCACCCAGACTCACCTTGTTGACCACCTGGCCCTCAGTGCTGGTGAGCGTTGGAGACTCCTGAGGCTCAGGGCTGGTGGTCTTGGGTGGGCTGGGGGGTGGCTCTGGGGCGCCTGGAACCTCGGCTGTAAGGCACTGGGCCTTGGCAGGCTCCAATGGAGGCTCAGGAGAGGCAGCGGTGGGTGAACTGCTGGGTGAGGCAGGTGAGCTGGATGTGCTCCCAGGTGGGGCTCGCAGCAGGAGTGTCACTGTGGTCACATCCTGGCTGGTGCCTTCAGGGGTGGGAGTTGGCTTTGAGACCTCTGTCTGCTGTTCCTGTTCCTCTCGCTCTGGCACCTGTAAGGGACCCATAGGATATAACCAAGGCTCCCTAGGCCTCGAGTGCCAACCCCACCACTGAGGGCCAGGCTGGCAAGTGCCCAGGGCAGGGCATGCAAAGCAGAGTGGTGGGGCATGGCTTCCTGTAGGCACACCTGCGCAAGCACTGGCAATGATATGCTAAGAGCAGTCTCTGATCCCCATTTCCCAATCTCTTGGCACTACCTAGCCAAAGGGGTTCAGAGAGAACCCGGTCCTGATGTCAGAGGGTGGGTATGGCAGGAGACCTATTGGGGACGAGAGCCTTAATAGATCCCTGGAGTGGAGGTTCCTGACCCCTGGCCTCAGCCTGGTTCATCTGGAGTGGGAGTGGGGTCCTGCCAGGACTGTGGACCCAGCGGCCTCTGCTGGCCACTTAGGGAACCTGCATGGCCCGACCTCTCACCCACACTCTGGAGAACAGAGAGTGAACTGTGAGACAGCTGGGGTCTGACATGCAGGCCCCATAAGCCAAGGTAAAGATGTGGGCTGTGTTGAGGGTGAGGGGCAGCCCTGGGATGGGTTGAAGCAGGGGAGGTGCCAGGGCCAGATGTGCA
This genomic interval from Theropithecus gelada isolate Dixy chromosome 10, Tgel_1.0, whole genome shotgun sequence contains the following:
- the SMTN gene encoding smoothelin isoform X1 encodes the protein MRVHPRPHSRLVAKLAGLEPKTPYPGFESSELVTGATGTGDLTRKEPTELGASEMADEALAGLDEGALRKLLEVTADLAERRRIRSAIRELQRQELEREEEALASKRFRAERQDNKENWLHSQQREAEQRAALARLAGQLESMNDVEELTALLRSAGEYEERKLIRAAIRRVRAQEIEAATLAGRLCSARPNSGLREDSKGRVAHRLEQCEVPEREEQEQQTEVSKPTPTPEGTSQDVTTVTLLLRAPPGSTSSSPASPSSSPTAASPEPPLEPAKAQCLTAEVPGAPEPPPSPPKTTSPEPQESPTLTSTEGQVVNKLLSGPKETPAAQSPTRGPSDTKRADVAGPRPCQRSLSVLSPHQPAQNRESTPLASRPSSFQRAGSVRDRVHKFISDSPMAARLQDGTPRAALSPLTPARLVGPSLTSTTPASSSSGSSSRGRSDTSSRFSKEQQGVAQPLAQLRSCSQEEGPRGRGLAPRPLENGAGGPVARSEEPGAPLPVAVSTAEPGGSMKTTFTIEIKDGRGQASTGRVLLPTGNQRAELTLGLRAPPTLLSTSSGGKSTITRVNSPGTLARLGSVTHVTSFSHAPPSSRGGCSVKAAEDAGTPVAHPPAFSTRRRSSTCTTRSTSLMEPEPAEPPSAAVEAANGAEQTRVNKAPEGRSPLSAEELMTIEDEGVLDKMLDQSTDFEERKLIRAALRELRQRKRDQRDKERERRLQEARGRPGEGRGNTATETTTRHSQRAADGSAVSTVTKTERLVHSNDGTRTARTTTVESSFMRRSENGSGSTMMQTKTFSSSSSSKKMGSIFDREDQTSPRAGSLAALEKRQAEKKKELMKAQSLPKTSASQARKAMIEKLEKEGAAGSPGGPRAAVQRSTSFGVPNANSIKQMLLDWCRAKTRGYEHVDIQNFSSSWSDGMAFCALVHNFFPEAFDYGQLSPQNRRQNFEVAFSSAEMLVDCVPLVEVEDMMIMGKKPDPKCVFTYVQSLYNHLRRHELRLRGKNV